In Paralcaligenes sp. KSB-10, the following are encoded in one genomic region:
- a CDS encoding iron ABC transporter permease has product MPDDPGCANSRAYQSVWRRRKGFLVLLLGVMIGLLCIDVLVGPAGLSADVLGRVLLNPRGADPTMAIIVWQIRLPQALMAIVIGAALGLAGAEMQTVLNNPLASPFTLGISSAAALGASLALVFDFNLPFVPNQYVLAANAFVFALFCAYLLDLVARKARIGTAGIVLFGIALVFTFNALLSLVQFTASAAALQDLIFWMMGSLARTDWPRLGAMSLVLAIVFLYSLRQSWQLTALRFGDERATSFGVDTQKVRRAALIRISILAALAVALVGVIGFIGLIAPHIARRFWGEDHRWYLPASALTGSVILIAASIASKLLATDAVLPVGIVTTLVGIPFFLIAVLRRKVLQ; this is encoded by the coding sequence ATGCCCGACGACCCCGGCTGCGCCAACTCCAGGGCCTATCAAAGCGTCTGGCGCCGCAGGAAAGGCTTTTTAGTCCTGCTGCTGGGGGTCATGATCGGCTTGCTGTGTATCGACGTGCTGGTGGGTCCTGCCGGCCTGAGCGCCGACGTATTGGGGCGGGTGCTGCTGAACCCCCGTGGCGCCGATCCCACCATGGCGATTATTGTCTGGCAAATTCGCCTGCCGCAGGCCTTGATGGCAATCGTGATAGGCGCCGCGCTGGGTCTGGCCGGCGCCGAAATGCAGACCGTACTGAACAATCCTCTTGCCAGCCCGTTCACTCTGGGCATCTCGTCGGCGGCGGCCCTGGGAGCCTCTCTCGCCCTGGTCTTCGATTTCAATCTGCCATTTGTCCCAAACCAGTATGTGCTGGCCGCCAACGCCTTTGTCTTTGCGCTGTTCTGCGCCTATCTGCTGGATCTCGTGGCACGCAAGGCGCGCATAGGCACGGCGGGTATCGTTCTGTTCGGGATAGCGCTGGTCTTTACCTTCAACGCCCTGCTGTCCCTGGTTCAATTCACGGCCAGCGCCGCCGCGCTGCAGGATCTGATTTTCTGGATGATGGGAAGCCTGGCCCGCACCGACTGGCCGCGGCTGGGCGCCATGTCCCTGGTGCTGGCCATCGTCTTTCTGTATTCGCTAAGGCAATCCTGGCAACTCACCGCCTTGCGCTTCGGCGATGAACGCGCCACCAGTTTTGGCGTCGACACGCAAAAAGTCCGGCGCGCCGCATTGATCCGCATCAGCATTCTGGCGGCCCTGGCGGTTGCCCTGGTGGGCGTGATCGGCTTCATAGGGCTGATCGCGCCGCACATTGCCCGCAGGTTCTGGGGTGAAGACCATCGCTGGTACTTGCCCGCCAGCGCCCTGACCGGCAGTGTCATTCTGATTGCCGCGTCCATTGCATCGAAGCTTCTCGCCACCGACGCGGTGCTTCCCGTGGGTATTGTCACCACGCTGGTCGGCATCCCTTTCTTCCTGATTGCGGTATTGCGCAGGAAAGTGCTGCAATAG
- the ybgF gene encoding tol-pal system protein YbgF, producing MSFYSLSLRTAVLATTIAISSLAAPAHAFADDEARRAILDLRAQIKQITDQNQQARLQLADQLETLQHEVTTMRGELEKMQWQQDMEKRAGQDQSGGNHPQVDNAQEQAAFDQPMGLFRSGKYKEAAAAFGSFLQNYPNSQLSAEAKFYQGSSFYASKNFKGAIQELQGLVQADPKDPRAADALLVVAASQVELNSMAGAKATLQKIVKSYPNTSAADTAKSRLKLLQ from the coding sequence ATGAGCTTTTATTCCTTGTCCTTGCGCACAGCCGTGCTAGCCACAACGATTGCCATATCGTCGCTGGCCGCTCCAGCCCATGCGTTTGCCGACGACGAGGCGCGTCGAGCCATTCTTGATCTGCGCGCGCAGATCAAGCAGATTACCGATCAAAATCAGCAAGCGCGCCTGCAGCTTGCCGACCAGTTGGAAACCCTGCAGCACGAGGTCACCACCATGCGTGGAGAACTCGAAAAAATGCAGTGGCAACAAGACATGGAGAAGCGTGCTGGCCAGGATCAATCGGGCGGCAACCACCCGCAGGTCGACAACGCCCAGGAACAAGCGGCTTTCGACCAACCCATGGGCCTGTTTCGCAGCGGCAAATACAAAGAGGCCGCAGCAGCCTTTGGCAGCTTTCTTCAAAACTATCCTAACAGCCAGCTGTCTGCCGAAGCCAAGTTCTATCAGGGCAGCAGTTTTTATGCCAGCAAGAATTTCAAAGGCGCCATCCAGGAACTGCAAGGCCTGGTACAAGCGGATCCCAAGGACCCTCGTGCCGCCGATGCCCTGCTCGTCGTAGCGGCCAGCCAGGTCGAGCTCAACAGCATGGCCGGCGCCAAAGCCACTCTGCAGAAAATTGTAAAGTCCTACCCCAATACATCGGCGGCAGACACGGCTAAAAGCCGCCTCAAGCTCTTGCAATAA
- the pal gene encoding peptidoglycan-associated lipoprotein Pal has protein sequence MSSRIAKSLTIAALVASLAACSSVPLDKNAGAGSGSGSANSGQIMDPFNPQSPLAQQRSVYFDFNSYVVADQYRSLVEMHSKYLTAHNQQKIRIEGNADARGSSEYNLALGQRRSDAVARMMTLLGVNSNQIEAISFGKEKPKALGNTEADYAENRRADIVYQR, from the coding sequence ATGAGCTCGCGCATCGCCAAAAGCCTCACTATCGCCGCATTGGTTGCCTCATTGGCAGCCTGCAGCTCCGTACCTCTCGACAAGAACGCCGGTGCCGGTTCTGGGTCCGGTTCGGCCAATTCGGGGCAAATCATGGACCCGTTCAACCCTCAAAGCCCTCTTGCCCAGCAACGCTCGGTCTATTTTGACTTCAACAGCTATGTTGTGGCCGATCAATACCGCAGCCTGGTTGAAATGCATTCGAAGTACCTGACAGCCCACAACCAGCAGAAAATCCGCATTGAAGGCAACGCGGATGCGCGCGGCAGCTCTGAATACAATCTGGCCCTCGGCCAACGTCGCTCCGACGCAGTCGCTCGCATGATGACCCTGTTGGGCGTCAACAGCAATCAGATCGAAGCCATCAGTTTCGGTAAGGAAAAACCCAAAGCCTTGGGCAATACCGAAGCGGATTACGCCGAAAACCGTCGCGCCGATATCGTGTACCAACGCTAA
- the tolB gene encoding Tol-Pal system beta propeller repeat protein TolB, producing the protein MTAATLAKTDLTRLWRFWACGLLMLVTSLIAIRPAHAQLRVDISGVGATQYPIAIADFAGNPQGQAVAEVIRADLSRSGQFQLINAAGANLNTESTIDYDQWRNRGANYLAYGSITQSGGQYSVSYRLVDSARKSQLDGVAFTGTEKELRRISHQIADRIYEKITGVRGVFSTRIAYVLQTGNNYELQIADADGQNPQVMLRSKQSIISPAWSPDGKRLAYVSFESGKPVVYIQTLATGQRFPIANFKGNNSAPAWSPSGGQMAIVLSRDSISQIYTINPDGSGLRRVMRSPLIDTEPQYTPDGGSLVFTSDRGGSPQIYKVAIGGGEAQRVTFNGTYNVSPHMSPDANNLAYVTRRGGAFRIAMQNMASGSEQLLTNGPDDQSPSFAPNSMQILYSSVQGGRSVLAVVSVDGRVRQTLSALNGKVREPTWGPFTN; encoded by the coding sequence ATGACAGCCGCCACTCTAGCCAAAACCGACCTCACCAGGTTGTGGCGATTCTGGGCTTGCGGGCTTCTTATGCTCGTAACCAGCCTTATCGCCATCCGACCGGCCCATGCACAATTGCGCGTCGACATTTCAGGGGTCGGAGCAACCCAGTACCCGATCGCCATCGCCGACTTCGCGGGCAACCCCCAAGGGCAGGCCGTTGCCGAAGTCATTCGTGCCGACCTGAGCCGCTCGGGGCAATTTCAACTGATCAATGCCGCCGGTGCCAACCTGAACACCGAAAGCACGATTGATTACGACCAGTGGCGCAATCGCGGCGCCAACTATCTTGCCTATGGATCCATCACGCAATCCGGCGGACAGTACAGCGTCAGCTACCGGCTGGTCGATTCGGCGCGCAAAAGCCAGCTCGATGGAGTTGCCTTCACCGGCACCGAAAAAGAGCTGCGTCGAATCTCACATCAGATCGCCGATCGTATCTACGAAAAGATCACCGGCGTGCGCGGCGTGTTCTCGACGCGCATTGCCTATGTGTTGCAAACGGGCAACAATTATGAGTTACAAATTGCAGATGCCGACGGCCAAAATCCACAGGTCATGCTGCGCTCCAAACAGTCCATCATTTCACCCGCCTGGTCCCCCGATGGAAAGCGTCTGGCCTACGTCAGCTTTGAGTCCGGCAAGCCGGTCGTCTACATCCAGACCCTGGCCACAGGACAGCGTTTCCCCATTGCGAACTTCAAGGGAAATAACAGCGCACCCGCCTGGTCGCCCAGCGGCGGCCAGATGGCCATCGTGCTGTCGCGCGACAGTATTTCGCAAATTTACACCATCAACCCAGACGGCTCGGGCCTGCGCCGCGTCATGCGCTCGCCACTTATCGACACCGAACCGCAGTACACCCCCGACGGAGGCTCCCTGGTCTTCACGAGCGACCGCGGCGGCAGCCCCCAGATCTACAAAGTTGCGATCGGCGGCGGTGAAGCCCAACGCGTCACTTTCAATGGCACCTACAACGTTTCTCCTCACATGTCTCCCGACGCAAACAACCTGGCATATGTGACCCGCCGGGGAGGGGCATTTCGTATCGCAATGCAAAATATGGCAAGCGGATCTGAACAATTGCTGACCAACGGACCCGATGATCAGTCCCCAAGTTTTGCACCGAACAGCATGCAAATCCTTTATAGTTCTGTTCAAGGTGGTCGCAGTGTTTTAGCAGTCGTTTCCGTTGACGGGCGTGTGCGCCAAACGCTATCCGCCCTCAACGGGAAAGTACGTGAACCCACCTGGGGACCATTTACCAACTAA
- the tolA gene encoding cell envelope integrity protein TolA: protein MKQKKPTRPVKLRTPEEQDERRGLGYAVSIHALLILLMLFGFLATPKNPNPVQIELWANGTTPTAAEPDTEPDTPDTPTPPPKPAPKETPPPTPVPPTPPVPTPPPAAVKAAPEPKPEIDPEIALEKARKEREKKEKEKAAQLAAEKAAAEKAAAAEKAAAEKTAKAKEDAAKKEAAEKAAADKAAREKAAHDKAVADKKAKEQAAKKAADEKAAAEEAAQEKAAADKKAKEQAAKKAAEKAAAAKRDALRKAMRSDALGAAGIPGGTADRNQSGGGGNDNGYAAKVRACIRPRVAYPVPPRAGSNPTLQYRASLDPQGMVTKVEIQRSSGITGFDHAVATGIQNCSPFPKPPSGRYPSYIDGEYRMYE, encoded by the coding sequence ATGAAGCAAAAAAAACCTACTCGCCCCGTAAAACTCAGAACGCCCGAAGAACAGGATGAGCGTCGTGGTCTGGGGTACGCCGTATCGATTCATGCCCTGCTGATCCTGCTGATGCTGTTTGGGTTCCTGGCTACTCCAAAAAACCCGAATCCGGTTCAAATCGAGTTATGGGCCAATGGCACGACGCCGACGGCAGCCGAACCCGATACAGAACCCGACACACCCGACACACCTACCCCACCGCCCAAGCCTGCGCCCAAGGAAACTCCTCCCCCGACGCCTGTTCCACCGACCCCGCCGGTGCCGACGCCTCCGCCCGCCGCCGTCAAGGCTGCGCCAGAGCCCAAGCCTGAAATCGATCCTGAAATCGCGCTGGAAAAGGCGCGCAAGGAACGCGAGAAAAAAGAAAAGGAAAAGGCAGCCCAGTTGGCCGCTGAAAAAGCTGCGGCCGAAAAAGCCGCCGCGGCTGAAAAGGCGGCTGCTGAAAAAACGGCCAAGGCCAAAGAAGACGCCGCCAAAAAAGAGGCCGCCGAAAAGGCCGCCGCCGACAAGGCTGCCCGGGAAAAGGCCGCGCACGACAAGGCGGTAGCCGACAAAAAAGCCAAGGAACAGGCTGCCAAAAAGGCCGCGGACGAAAAAGCGGCCGCAGAAGAGGCCGCCCAGGAAAAAGCCGCTGCCGACAAGAAAGCCAAGGAACAAGCCGCCAAGAAAGCCGCTGAAAAAGCGGCCGCCGCCAAACGGGATGCGCTCAGAAAGGCCATGCGCAGCGATGCGCTGGGCGCCGCCGGCATCCCGGGCGGCACGGCCGATCGCAACCAATCGGGCGGAGGCGGCAACGACAACGGCTATGCGGCCAAAGTGCGGGCTTGCATACGTCCGCGCGTGGCCTATCCCGTGCCGCCCCGTGCCGGGTCAAACCCGACGTTACAATATAGGGCCAGCCTCGATCCCCAAGGTATGGTTACCAAAGTGGAAATACAGCGTTCCTCGGGCATTACGGGCTTTGACCATGCCGTCGCAACGGGAATTCAGAATTGTTCTCCATTCCCGAAACCCCCTTCCGGTAGGTACCCTTCGTATATCGATGGCGAATACCGCATGTATGAATGA
- the tolR gene encoding protein TolR, with amino-acid sequence MPSNRGGNGRSGRRLKNEINVVPYIDVMLVLLVIFMVTAPMITPGLINLPSVGQAAEVPAAPLEVQISEDGSIALRKREPGAEFEKINSESLVSEVQSRLTAETPVVIAADGKVPYESVMKVMDQLRSNGVTRLGLLVDQNAGANTLKK; translated from the coding sequence ATGCCCTCCAACCGCGGCGGCAACGGCCGTTCGGGCCGGCGCCTGAAAAACGAAATCAATGTCGTGCCTTATATCGACGTCATGCTGGTGCTGCTGGTTATCTTCATGGTGACGGCACCCATGATTACCCCTGGGCTCATCAATTTGCCCTCGGTCGGACAGGCTGCCGAAGTCCCTGCCGCGCCTCTCGAGGTGCAGATCTCCGAAGATGGTTCCATTGCACTGAGGAAACGCGAGCCCGGTGCGGAATTCGAGAAGATAAACAGCGAGAGTCTCGTCAGTGAAGTGCAGTCGCGGCTTACTGCCGAAACGCCGGTGGTCATTGCCGCCGATGGCAAGGTCCCTTATGAGTCGGTAATGAAAGTCATGGATCAGCTACGCTCCAACGGTGTCACCCGATTAGGTTTGCTCGTCGATCAGAACGCCGGCGCAAACACGCTTAAAAAATAG
- the tolQ gene encoding protein TolQ, whose protein sequence is MQASNDMSLLTLLLNASIPVQLVMLVLLAISVLSWTYIFSKRATLKRANEQTRRFEDDFWAGGDLSVLQQAISSRRAEHGSLARIFDAGMAEFVKARRSNGGGESMLDGPRRAMRATYQREMDGLESHLNFLASAGSVSPYIGLLGTVWGIMHAFIGLSTMQQATLAAVAPGIAEALIATAIGLFAAIPAVIAYNRYTNEIDRLSIRFDSFIDEFLNILQRQVR, encoded by the coding sequence ATGCAAGCCTCCAACGACATGTCGTTGCTTACTTTACTGCTCAACGCCAGTATTCCAGTTCAGCTCGTCATGCTGGTCCTGTTGGCTATTTCGGTTTTGTCATGGACATACATCTTCAGCAAGCGAGCCACGCTCAAGCGCGCAAACGAACAAACGCGCCGCTTTGAAGACGATTTCTGGGCCGGCGGCGATCTGTCCGTTCTACAGCAGGCTATTTCCAGCCGCCGCGCCGAACATGGCTCCCTGGCCCGAATTTTCGATGCGGGCATGGCCGAATTCGTCAAGGCGCGCCGCAGCAACGGCGGCGGCGAATCCATGCTCGACGGCCCTCGCCGCGCCATGCGCGCCACCTACCAGCGCGAAATGGATGGCCTCGAGTCCCACCTCAACTTCCTGGCCTCGGCCGGGTCGGTAAGTCCTTATATAGGGCTGCTCGGAACAGTCTGGGGGATCATGCACGCATTCATAGGCCTGTCGACCATGCAACAGGCCACACTGGCCGCGGTTGCGCCGGGGATTGCCGAAGCACTGATTGCCACGGCCATCGGCCTCTTTGCGGCGATTCCAGCCGTCATTGCCTACAATCGCTACACGAACGAAATCGATCGCCTGTCCATCCGTTTCGACAGTTTCATCGACGAATTTCTTAACATATTGCAACGGCAGGTGCGCTGA